In the Leptospira wolffii serovar Khorat str. Khorat-H2 genome, TTGGGGAACGGCCAAATCTCCTAGAACGGACCAAATAGGAAAAAGAAGCCAGCCTAGGGCCGAAGTCTCCTCCTCCGACTTTCCGTATTTGGAATATACATTAAGACTAATATACCATCCGAGATAGGAAGCGTAGAGCTTCGCATGGGAGAATAGTCCGTATACCAGAAATAAAGTCCAGGAAACCGCCCAGTTGGCTCCCGATATCGCGGATATGGAGGATGGAATCCAGAAGAATACGACCAAATTTACGGTTTGGGAGAGCGCAACAAGCCAATAAAGCGCGGATCTGATATTCCATTTTCTTAATTCTCGAAATAGCAGAAATCCGCAGAAAGCGGCCAGACCTCCCGCCGGGAAAAAGGCGAAAGGCTCCATTGCGAAAAGAATCCCGAAAGCGATTCCGAGTATAAATACTATGGGTCGGATCGGGCTTCTTGAAAAACGAATCATTTTCCCTGTAGACGTTTTTGGTCTTCTTCTAAGGCTTTTCTACGGCCGTATTGTTCGCCTTCTTCCGCGCCGAGGATACGAGTGCGTATCGCAGAAAGGGCCTTTTCTTTTTCGTCGGCTTTGGCGTTGGGATTCGCTTTTAACCAGGCCTGCTCTTCTCTGTCCGTCTCCGCTTCTTTGGCCTTGGTTGCCTCGATTTCCTTATATACTTTTTCGATACGATCCGCACCGTCCTTACCGAAGTATTTCTCCCGTATGGCTCGGACCTTAGGATCCCTATCGGAAGCGGATAATTTGTTCAGATCGCTTTCCTTAAAGAACATCTCCGTTTCGTATTTGTTGAACTTGGGCTCCCTTTTGTTGATCGTATTATAATAATTTCCGTATACTCCCTTTCTGTATTCCTCGTATCTTGCCAGTTTTTGATCGCCGGAAAGATTCTTGGTTTCGCTTAAGAATTGGTTGTATCCGAATTGGTATTCTTTTTCGGCTTCTTCCAATCCGAAGATCAATTTGGCGTCCTGCTCCGAAAAGAGTTCTCTTCTCTTCTTCTTGATCATCTCGTAGATTTCTTCCGGATCTTTTCCCCTAGGTTGTTCGAATTCTCTTAATACGGTTTCATAATCCAGATAACGACGGAAAAGTCCCAGAAGCCTTTCACCGTCCGGGCCGGGGTATTGTTCGTGGAGGAAGGCCTTAACTAAATCGTTGCATTGCTCGGGACTATAATCTTTAGGACACTTGCGTCGGAGTTCCCACAAGGAGGAGACCAAATCCAATTCTCCCGAGGCGGCGTATTTTAGAATCTCTTCGTAGGTTAGCCATTCTCCGTCCTTATACAATTCTCTAGATGTGGCAATGATCTCCGGATGGATGACCCATTCTCCCACTTCGTTTTGTGTGACGGTGAAGCCTAAGGAATCGTCTCCGTCGAATCCGAAATCTTTTCCGCTCGAGCCGGGTTCCCAGAGAAGAAAGACCACGAGGGATACGAGGACAAGGAGGCCGATGGAAAAAAGCCAGACTTTGGTAGGGATTTCTTTGATACGCTCTAACATTTGTGATATTTACCGGTTGGAAGCGTTGACGCTATCTTTTCGCTCCGGGAAGGCAAGATGTTTTTAAGTCAAAAAACAATAGCCTCCCTTTCCTGTTTGTTAAGAATGATTCCAATGGCTCGCCCTCTATTATTTTATCCTCAAGGTACTACGGGGGGATCCGAGATATTCTCTCATTTTCGGAAATTGGAAACGAGAGAATATCCGGCTAAATTTCCGGAAGAAACCGTAAGTTCGAGTCCGGAAATTTTGGTAGCAAATACCAGACTGAAGATAGACCGGGATACGATCCGTAAATTTCCTAGCGTAAGAGTATTCGCTACGGTAAGCTCCGGTGTGGATCATGTGAATTTCTCGGATTTAAAGAGAGAAGGGAAAGTGTTCCTGAATTCTCCGGGCTGTAACGCAGGGTCGGTGGCGGAATATTGCTGGGCGGCTTTGTCGGAATTCTTAGATCAGGAGGAAGCTAAGAAAAAGAAAATAGGTCTTATCGGTTTCGGAAATACAGGAAAGGCTTTTGCAAGCATCTTGTCGAACCGAGGGATTCCGTTCGTATATAACGATCCCTTTATAAAGGAAAAATCCGTTCCTTTCGAGGAAGCCTTGGATTCCGAGATCGTAAGTTTTCATGTGCCGCTTACCAAGGAAGGACCTTATCCGACATACGAGATGTTGGACCTCCTACATGCGGATAGACTTCGTCCCGGAACCCTCGTTTTAAATACAAGTAGAGGAGAAATCTGGAGTAAGGAAGCCTGGCAAAGAATTCTGGAAAGAAAGGATCTATTGCGAGTGTTGGACGTATTCCGTCCGGAGCCTCCTACGGGTTCGGATGCGGAAACAATGATCGATTTAGCCGATACGATTTTCACTCCTCATATAGCCGGATATAGCCAATTGGGCCGTTTGCTGGGCACTTATCGCTTGGCCAAGAAACTCAGCATCCTTTACGAGGACGGTCCTCTACCTCCTCTCGGCGATTTTCTGAAATCGGAGGCTCCGATCCGAACTTCTACCTTCTTAAGAAAAGAGGATTCCGATTTAAGGGATGCCTGGAGAAAAGGGGATTGGGATTATTTCGAGAGGAGAAGAAATACTTATCCGGTAAGGTTGGATATGGGACTATTCGATTCGGAAGAATAAGACCTCTATTTTACCAGAGTCTTTTCTCCCGGAAAAAGCAGATATTTCGGTCTAACCTTAGCTAAGATATCGTCGATCACGAAGACTTCTCTCGCTCCTCTTTTCATCTCGAAGGGCGCCACGTATAAAAATCCCAGAAAGACCAGCTCCGAATTCTTGTGGGTGACTAGGTCATCCTGCCGAACTTTCCGCGAGATATCTAAGGAAACTTTCTTCCAGCCGGAAAAATTGAAATGAGTGAGAAGCAATTTCTTCATGTCCAAAGTCGAATCTCTGACCAAAAGAAAAAGAGAACCTCCTCCTTCGTTCGCATACATATGAAAGGAAAATTCCTTAACGAACTCCTGAGAGGTCCAGGGTTTCTTGAATAGAATTTGGAAAGACTGATTTCTCTCCGCGCTTACTTCCACATATAAGGATTTTTCGGAGTCTCTTTCGGGAGTACGAAAGACGGTGGATATTCTCACTTCGGGATTGAGTTCCGGACCTAATTTGGCCTTTATATTCTCCTCTCCGAAGGAATCGGTTTCGAAATCCTGCACTATTACTTCTTTATAAATTCCGGATAGATCCTTTGCAAAGATAGAAGGAGATAATACGAATAAGAAGAATGCGACGATCCTAATTGCGATTAGGGAAGATTTACCTGCCGTCTTCACATTAAAGATTTCGGAAGGAATCTAGTAGAGCATGATACTTTCCGTTCGATTTAGAGCTAAGGAGGCGAATTAAATTCTCTTGCTGAGAGGGACCGGGAGTTTTATCCTAAGCAAATGGATTTGTCGGACGATTCTTCTCTTCCTACAAAATTGGAATTTGCGGAGGCGTTTCGAACCGCCTTCCGGGAATTCTTCGGCGACGAAAAGGAACTGCATTACGAGCTGTACGAACTCAAATCGGAAGAATCCGGTCCTAAGGGAAATTGGGCCACATTCACGATCCGCAATCCTTTGGGCGGGCGATCCCTAGTTTTTCGATTCGATCCTTCTACGGATAGCTTTTACGCAATGTTAAAGGTCCAGGTGATTCCGGGAGAGGAGGATTGGAGCCTGGATTCTTTCTTCGAGGAAAGGGGCTTTGCGAGCGCCGATTCTTGGGATGTGAGAAGGGCAGCCGGAGAGTGGATGTTTCATTCCTTGGCAAGGCATTACCTAGGGACGATCTTCAGTCATTGCCCGAGAATCTTGGAGCCAGACTATAAATTGGAGATTTGAGGGGTCATTTTTCTTTAGATATTTCCGCTCAAAATTCTTCCCACGGCCCGATTTTACTCGAAAAAAATTTCCTGATATTTGTGGTATAGAAGGGAAGAGAATGAAAAGATATATCGTACTATCGAATCTATTGCTAACCCTCTTTTGCAACCAAGCGAAAGAGGTCTCCTTAGACGCCTCCAAATCGCTTACCGGGCTTTCCTTGGACCTGATCGGCTCCAATTATGCTTCTCAAAATGACGACACCCCCGGACCGGAATTTTTGGCAGTCGGAATGGGTTGCACCGTTTGGACTAGTAACGACGGAGAAAATTGGAGCGCTCGGGGCGGATCCGCCGTGTTTCCGGGTTGTTCGGGCGGGAGTCTTTACTCCGTAGCCTACGGGAACGGTACATGGGTTGCCGTTGGAACATTAATCTATAGTTATGTTACTCGAGCTAATAATGCTGGCATTTGGACGAGTAAAGACGGAGAAACCTGGACCCAAGTGACTGCACCGGTCGACTCGGGATATGCGACCATTTCTCCTACCTTGCCATTGCGTTCCGTAAGTTACGGAAAAGTCGGAGGAGTAAATAAGTTCATCGCTGCGGGAACCAAATTAGGACAATATTCCGGGGCCGTGGATCGTCTTTATATTATTCAAAGCACCGACGGAGTGAATTGGACTACCTTCGAAAATTTACCCACATTCGGTTACGGTTCCTTTTACGGAAGTTGTTACGTAACCTTCTATAATGATAAGTTCTATTGTCCTTCGGAATACGGAGAATACGAAATGGCTCTGGAATACGATCCTGCGAATCCTCCCGCAGCAGGAAGTCCGATGACCAGTTTTCCGAACGGTACGGGACATTCTTTGGAAAGCTTATCTTATGCTCCTCCTCCTGCAGGAGTGTACGATCTATACGGTTTTCATTTGTATCCCGCTCGTTCCGGAGCGTTTTACGTATTCGGAAATCTATTGAGCAATGGAGATGCGATCGTATCAAAATTAGGATCGAACGGAAAATGGCCCGCTTCCACAAGCATAGGATTGGGAGCGAATAATTATCCGCACGGTTTCGTGGATTTCGGCGATCATGTATACGCTTTCGGAAACAATTGCAGATGGTCCTATTCCAATGACCAAGGCGCCAGTTGGTCTATGGTGAGTACTTTGGATCTATGCGGAGGCTCCGCGGGTTATAATGATTGGATAGACGCGACCTACAGTTCCAAGCTGAATCGGATGGTAGTCGTAGGAGACGGAGGGTCCATAGGAACTACGAATATAGCGCCTAGTTCTTCCTCCGATTGGAAATATGTGAAGGCCGCAGGAGTGAGCCTGGAAATCACTTCCGTAGTCAGTAAGCATAAATAATCGATTCGTTTAGAGGGGCACTCTAAACCTCATTTTTATTTAGGACCGGATCGTAGAGGATACTTGCCTCTTAAAAGCGACCGGAGATTCTAGCCTTATGGATCCGATCTTAATTACGGTCATCGTTTCCGGATTTTTCGTAGGAATTTTATACGGACTCTGGATCAAGAAGCGCTCCCTAAGGGGATAAACCGGACATAGCTGAGATAAAAAAAACGGAGTCCCATGTCCCTCTTCGTCTTTCTAACTGTTATCTATTAAGAGCAGTTATGAAGATCAGAAAAGGCAACAGACTGAAGCTTTGGAAAGTCTATCGAATCATAAGACCGGCATTGGCGATTTTGATCTGCCTGGCCTTCTTTTTAATGATCGCGTATTTCCCGATCCAGAGATAAAACTCCGGACCGGAAGATCGAAAGGAAGGGGTATTATTTTCTAGTCAGGGAATTTTCCTGAACCTTTTCCGCTCCATAATCCATCATCGGAGATTCCTTTAATAGGAAGGAGATTAGAAGATTCACTACTCCTAATCCGATGAAGATCTTGAGAAAAAGTCCCATACCAAGAGTGTCCATTCCTACGATGAAAGCGATTCCGGAGACCTGACCGATCAGTAGCAATAAGCCTTGGGATGAGGATTCCGGAGCGGGAGATGTGATTTCGGCGCAGTATTGGAATCCGATCGGAGCTCCGATTCCGAGTAGGAAGAATCCGATCAGAAACGCGCCCGTTAATACAAGAGCGTAATCCTGGGCGAACGCAAGCAATAGGATTCCCGGTAAAAAACCCGCCATGGCGGCCAATAGGAAAGGTTGTCTTTTACCGACTTTGTCGGAAATCAGAGGTACGAAGATCCCTCCGATAATACCGGACATAAGCATCATTCCCGCTATATCTCCGGATTGGGTCATATTCAATCCCTTTTGCTCGCAGATTTGATCGATGCAGGTGCTGATTGCATTAAAGATTCCTAATCCGATTAGAAATAGAAGCAATGCCTTTTGCATATCCTTTTGGTTGAGAATATGCTTTAAGCCTTCGAAAACCTTGATTTTGGAATCCTCTCCGTGAGTACTCGGAGAAGTGGGAGGTTTTTCGCGAAAGAACGCTAAAAATATCACGGCACCAGCCAAAGATACGATACCGTACTGTAGTAAAATACCGGGAATTTTGCTCGGATCCGGATTGGTATCTCCGATCAATCTAGGAGTGAGGATCATAACGATGATGATCCCTACGAATTGAGCTAAGGTACCCAATGCGACTGCCGTAGCCCTTTCCATAATAGGAAACCATTGCACGCTCACCTTGGTGACCGCGTTCAGAATGAACGGTTGCGCTATCGCTAAACCGATCTGGGATAATAATACGATATTGAAATCGGAAGCGTATAGTCCTTTTAGAAAACCGAAACCGCCAGTTAAGACGGCTCCGATACCTACGCCGATCCGGATGCCGTAGGTATCGATTACGTAGGATGCAGGAATCGCGATGAGAACGAAAACCGCTAAAAAGATCATGGAAAGAAGATCGATTTGGAAGCCGCTCACTCCGTAGAATAACTTCGCGTCTCTGGCGACAGAGGCTAAGGTTAGCCATTGTATTTGGATAATCGCCGTTATCAATGCGTATAGACCAAGGATCACCCATCTATAGCCGTATACTTTTACCTGGTTTTCGCGCATAAATGCCCCGTTTTCTATTTAAATGAAAAGAATTGGATTTCGCATAACCGAATTTCCGATCCGACACAGTTCCTGAAAGATACGGAAGTGACTTTGACAGTATAGGCCGCTGTGTGTTTGCTTCCAAGCAAATTATATTTTTCGAATAGGAACTCTTATCTTTCGCGGGAGTTAATTATAACAAACCTTATATTATATTCATAAATTCTTCTCCGAAATGTAAGGCTCATATAAGTGGAGGATAATTTCACGTTTTTAAGCATAGGGAAAGCTTACTTATACGAGAGTTCATTCTTCTCCAAGGAGGCGATTTTGAAATTTCATCTTCACGATAAAGGTTCCCCGGAAAAAACATCGTTAGACCGTTTTGTCAAATCCGGACGTAGGATTTAAGGAAGCCGGACGAAAAAATCCTACGTTTGCAATACCATTGGGTAAACAGCGGAGAGAAGAGTATGTTAGAAAAATGGATCGTACCCTTAGCGTTCATCTTGTTGATCCAAAATTGCGAAACGACCAATTTGGAAGATAGAACCACTTTGCCCAAGTATCCCGGTTCAGCCTTAGAAAAGGTGATACAGTTGGATAGGCCTCCCGGAAATATCAGCGCGTCCTCGGATGGAAGGATTTTCTTTTCGTTCTTTCCTCAGGGTTCGCCTCCTATAAAGGTTGCCGAGCTCAAGAACGGACATGCGATAGCTTTTCCGAACCAAGCCTTTCAGAAGAATTTTAATACAGTCCTCTCAGTCCGTGCGGATGATAAATCCAGACTTTGGACTCTGGATTACGGAAATTTAGGAATCGGTTCCGGGCCTAAGATCTATGCCTTCGATATAGCCACAGGGGCGGTGATTCACGAGTATAGCTTCCCGAGCGATATCGCTCCCAAGGATTCTTTATTTAACGATATGCAAGTGGATACCGTGACGGAGACGATTTATATTACGGATACTAGTCCTATTATTCCGGATCCAGGCTTGGTCGTATACGATATAGCCACGAAGAAAGCGAGAAGACTCTTGAAAGGACATGTTTCCGTTACGGGAGAAAGGAACGAAATCGTGGTGAACGGATCTTCTTTCGAGGTGGCCGGAGTTCCTATCATCTTTAATGCGGATTCCATCGCCTTGGATCAGAATTTGGAATGGCTATATTTCGCTCCTTTTACTTCGGGAGAATTGTACAGGGCCAAGACGGCCGATCTTAGAAACAAATCTCTGACCGCGGCTCAACTCGCGGAGAAGGTGGAACAATACTCCTTAAAGACGATGAGCGACGGGATCAGTTTGGATTTGAGTGGAAATATCTATGTGACCGATGCGGAGCATTCTGCCGTGAATCTTATAGATCCGAATACGAAGGCTCTTACGACTCTGTTCAAGGATCCTTCGTTCCGCTGGCCGGACGGATTTTCGTATGCTCCCGACGGGTACATGTACCTGACTTGCAGTGCCTTGAACGAGGTCTTCCTACAGACGGATGCCACGATCTTAAGTCGCGGGCCGTATTATATTTATAGATTCCATCCCGAGGCTTCGGGGATCGTAGGAAGATAATAGGATTTTTAAGATCTAAGCTTTCCTAAATCAGGAAAAACTAAGAATGCAAAAAGGATACGAAGTCGTGCTTTGCTTCGTATCCTTTTTTTTCGTCTCAGGCTAAAAAGACATAAAAAGATAGTATTCACTGGGCTACCTCTTTGGGAGTGAAAATGGATACGATTCTTTCCGGCCACAGAGCTGCTGGCAATGCAAAAGGCGGCCTTTCTTTTTTGAATTGAGATTCGG is a window encoding:
- a CDS encoding L-dopachrome tautomerase-related protein; the protein is MLEKWIVPLAFILLIQNCETTNLEDRTTLPKYPGSALEKVIQLDRPPGNISASSDGRIFFSFFPQGSPPIKVAELKNGHAIAFPNQAFQKNFNTVLSVRADDKSRLWTLDYGNLGIGSGPKIYAFDIATGAVIHEYSFPSDIAPKDSLFNDMQVDTVTETIYITDTSPIIPDPGLVVYDIATKKARRLLKGHVSVTGERNEIVVNGSSFEVAGVPIIFNADSIALDQNLEWLYFAPFTSGELYRAKTADLRNKSLTAAQLAEKVEQYSLKTMSDGISLDLSGNIYVTDAEHSAVNLIDPNTKALTTLFKDPSFRWPDGFSYAPDGYMYLTCSALNEVFLQTDATILSRGPYYIYRFHPEASGIVGR
- a CDS encoding flagellar assembly protein FlaA; translation: MVAFFLFVLSPSIFAKDLSGIYKEVIVQDFETDSFGEENIKAKLGPELNPEVRISTVFRTPERDSEKSLYVEVSAERNQSFQILFKKPWTSQEFVKEFSFHMYANEGGGSLFLLVRDSTLDMKKLLLTHFNFSGWKKVSLDISRKVRQDDLVTHKNSELVFLGFLYVAPFEMKRGAREVFVIDDILAKVRPKYLLFPGEKTLVK
- a CDS encoding MFS transporter, producing MRENQVKVYGYRWVILGLYALITAIIQIQWLTLASVARDAKLFYGVSGFQIDLLSMIFLAVFVLIAIPASYVIDTYGIRIGVGIGAVLTGGFGFLKGLYASDFNIVLLSQIGLAIAQPFILNAVTKVSVQWFPIMERATAVALGTLAQFVGIIIVMILTPRLIGDTNPDPSKIPGILLQYGIVSLAGAVIFLAFFREKPPTSPSTHGEDSKIKVFEGLKHILNQKDMQKALLLFLIGLGIFNAISTCIDQICEQKGLNMTQSGDIAGMMLMSGIIGGIFVPLISDKVGKRQPFLLAAMAGFLPGILLLAFAQDYALVLTGAFLIGFFLLGIGAPIGFQYCAEITSPAPESSSQGLLLLIGQVSGIAFIVGMDTLGMGLFLKIFIGLGVVNLLISFLLKESPMMDYGAEKVQENSLTRK
- a CDS encoding lipase secretion chaperone, which codes for MLERIKEIPTKVWLFSIGLLVLVSLVVFLLWEPGSSGKDFGFDGDDSLGFTVTQNEVGEWVIHPEIIATSRELYKDGEWLTYEEILKYAASGELDLVSSLWELRRKCPKDYSPEQCNDLVKAFLHEQYPGPDGERLLGLFRRYLDYETVLREFEQPRGKDPEEIYEMIKKKRRELFSEQDAKLIFGLEEAEKEYQFGYNQFLSETKNLSGDQKLARYEEYRKGVYGNYYNTINKREPKFNKYETEMFFKESDLNKLSASDRDPKVRAIREKYFGKDGADRIEKVYKEIEATKAKEAETDREEQAWLKANPNAKADEKEKALSAIRTRILGAEEGEQYGRRKALEEDQKRLQGK
- a CDS encoding NAD(P)-dependent oxidoreductase, coding for MFLSQKTIASLSCLLRMIPMARPLLFYPQGTTGGSEIFSHFRKLETREYPAKFPEETVSSSPEILVANTRLKIDRDTIRKFPSVRVFATVSSGVDHVNFSDLKREGKVFLNSPGCNAGSVAEYCWAALSEFLDQEEAKKKKIGLIGFGNTGKAFASILSNRGIPFVYNDPFIKEKSVPFEEALDSEIVSFHVPLTKEGPYPTYEMLDLLHADRLRPGTLVLNTSRGEIWSKEAWQRILERKDLLRVLDVFRPEPPTGSDAETMIDLADTIFTPHIAGYSQLGRLLGTYRLAKKLSILYEDGPLPPLGDFLKSEAPIRTSTFLRKEDSDLRDAWRKGDWDYFERRRNTYPVRLDMGLFDSEE